A section of the Bombus affinis isolate iyBomAffi1 unplaced genomic scaffold, iyBomAffi1.2 ctg00000187.1, whole genome shotgun sequence genome encodes:
- the LOC126927652 gene encoding uncharacterized protein LOC126927652, translated as MTDTADFEHATVGGSNVDSINALLRVPPFWPDDVELWFTMLEVQFATARITSDQEKFQTAVAHLDKSHARLIRDVLTAPPATRCYEFVKKELIKRLGESDAKRLRQVIKKEQMGDRKPSQFYRDLKNLSTNALADDFILTVWEGRLPLRVRSILASV; from the coding sequence ATGACCGATACCGCCGATTTTGAACATGCGACGGTCGGGGGTAGCAACGTAGACTCGATAAACGCGCTCCTCCGTGTACCACCTTTCTGGCCTGACGATGTTGAATTGTGGTTTACGATGCTGGAAGTGCAGTTCGCAACCGCTCGGATCACGAGCGACCAGGAAAAATTCCAGACCGCTGTTGCACACCTCGATAAGTCGCACGCGAGATTAATCCGAGACGTATTGACCGCCCCGCCGGCGACCAGATGTTACGAGTTCGTCAAAAAGGAGCTCATCAAGAGACTGGGAGAATCGGACGCCAAGAGACTCCGACAAGTAATCAAGAAGGAACAAATGGGCGATAGGAAGCCATCCCAGTTCTACCgagatctaaaaaatttatCCACCAACGCGTTAGCGGACGATTTCATTCTTACTGTCTGGGAAGGCCGACTCCCGCTGCGCGTGAGGAGCATCCTAGCCTCCGTATAG